One Xenopus tropicalis strain Nigerian chromosome 8, UCB_Xtro_10.0, whole genome shotgun sequence genomic window carries:
- the LOC101730649 gene encoding protein kinase C theta type-like, with protein MVAEDILGEKKITSPAGVCHFMAPEQHLKKPYGPGVDWWAFGIILCTMATGKSPFYSGTKLDCLVHSVTRTKPCYPEGLSTEAMKLLDEVLEKDPERRLGTRGDIRSHPFFNSIDWADLESLKAPSPWKPEGLSEKDFGDYKEPLLCLEDQKRMFSSRKPVILQEFSYVSSSW; from the exons ATGGTCGCAGAGGACATTTTAGGGGAAAAGAAGATCACATCCCCAGCGGGAGTCTGCCACTTCATGGCTCCAGAG CAACATCTAAAGAAGCCATACGGACCAGGAGTTGACTGGTGGGCGTTTGGGATCATTCTGTGCACGATGGCCACTGGAAAATCACCATTCTATTCTGGCACAAAGCTGGACTGTCTGGTTCATTCAGTGACCAGAACCAAGCCCTGCTATCCAGAGGGTCTCAGCACAGAAGCCATGAAACTCCTGGACGAG GTGTTGGAGAAGGATCCAGAGAGGCGCTTGGGCACAAGGGGAGACATCAGGAGTCACCCCTTTTTTAATTCCATCGACTGGGCAGACCTGGAGAGTCTTAAGGCACCATCGCCCTGGAAGCCAGAAGGA CTTTCAGAGAAGGATTTTGGAGATTATAAAGAGCCACTGCTTTGTTTGGAGGACCAGAAGAGAATGTTTTCATCTCGGAAGCCAGTGATTCTCCAAGAATTCTCATATGTGAGCTCCAGCTGGTAA